One window of the Shimwellia blattae DSM 4481 = NBRC 105725 genome contains the following:
- a CDS encoding Fic family protein, with amino-acid sequence MSRYQPPFTVTENVINQVAEFGELLGIWSVQSGRASPLLRKENRIRTIHASLAIEHNSLEPHQITAIMEGKRVVAPVKDIQEVRNAIAAYDSLPRWQPWRLRDVLTAHRLLMAGLVDEPGKIRTRDVGIYRGQHLVHMAPPASQVPRLIASLLQWLETTSLHPLVASCIFHYEFEFIHPFTDGNGRMGRLWQTLILSRWRPEMAWLPVETLIHYQQTRYYHVLSQCDQAGDCTPFVEFMLGNLISALREGIAAASDTGGAMPEEMSEEMSEEMSEEMSEEMPLQLTATEQKMLDIFRQQPRIQAVALAPLLKVSPRTVERYIRILRQKGCLERVGAHKGGMWRVIEK; translated from the coding sequence GTGAGCCGCTATCAGCCGCCGTTTACGGTAACCGAAAACGTGATTAATCAGGTGGCTGAGTTTGGCGAATTGCTGGGGATCTGGTCTGTGCAGTCCGGCCGGGCATCTCCGCTGTTGCGTAAGGAAAACCGCATCCGGACTATACATGCCTCCCTGGCAATAGAGCATAACTCTCTGGAGCCCCATCAGATTACGGCCATTATGGAGGGGAAGCGGGTTGTCGCTCCCGTAAAGGATATTCAGGAGGTGCGTAATGCGATTGCCGCTTATGACAGCCTTCCGCGCTGGCAACCCTGGCGCTTGCGTGATGTCTTAACGGCCCACAGGTTATTGATGGCGGGCCTGGTGGATGAGCCGGGCAAAATCAGGACCCGTGATGTGGGAATTTATCGCGGTCAGCATCTGGTGCATATGGCACCGCCAGCCTCTCAGGTTCCCCGCCTGATTGCGTCATTACTTCAGTGGCTGGAAACCACCAGTCTGCATCCTCTGGTTGCCAGCTGTATCTTTCACTACGAATTTGAGTTTATCCATCCTTTTACTGACGGCAATGGCAGGATGGGCAGGCTATGGCAAACGCTGATCCTGAGCCGCTGGCGCCCGGAGATGGCCTGGCTACCCGTAGAGACGTTGATCCACTATCAGCAAACGCGCTATTACCATGTGCTTAGTCAGTGTGATCAGGCCGGGGACTGCACGCCGTTTGTGGAGTTTATGCTCGGCAATCTAATCAGCGCATTACGTGAAGGTATTGCTGCGGCATCAGATACAGGTGGCGCGATGCCGGAAGAAATGTCGGAAGAAATGTCGGAAGAAATGTCGGAAGAAATGTCGGAAGAAATGCCGCTGCAACTGACGGCGACGGAACAGAAAATGCTGGATATTTTCCGACAGCAGCCCCGGATTCAGGCCGTCGCGCTGGCCCCTTTGCTGAAGGTCAGCCCGCGCACCGTTGAGCGTTACATTCGTATACTCAGGCAAAAAGGCTGCCTGGAGCGGGTAGGGGCGCACAAAGGCGGGATGTGGCGGGTCATTGAAAAATAA
- the garD gene encoding galactarate dehydratase encodes MANIDIRQDSPAAFYIKVHDTDNVAIIVNDNGLKAGTRFPDGLTLTEHIPQGHKVALEAIPARGNIVRYGEIIGYAVRDIPRGAWIDESLVELPVAPPLETLPLATRVPEPLPPLEGYTFEGYRNADGSVGTKNLLGITTSVHCVAGVVDYVIRIIERDLLPDYPNVDGVVGLNHLYGCGVAINAPAAVVPIRTIHNIALNPNFGGEVMVIGLGCEKLQPERLLKGTDDIQPIAPDSASIVRLQDEHHVGFRAMVEDILHVARRHLEKLNARQRETCPASELVVGMQCGGSDAFSGVTANPAVGYASDLLVRCGATVMFSEVTEVRDAIHLLTPRAIDESVGKRLLEEMAWYDNYLDMGKTDRSANPSPGNKKGGLANVVEKALGSIAKSGKSAIVEVLSPGQRPTKRGLIFAATPASDFVCGTQQLASGITVQVFTTGRGTPYGLAAVPVIKMATRTELANRWFDLMDINAGTIATGEESIEDVGLKLFEFILDVASGRKKTFSDRWGLHNQLAVFNPAPVT; translated from the coding sequence ATGGCTAATATCGACATCCGACAGGACTCACCCGCAGCGTTTTATATTAAAGTTCACGATACCGACAATGTGGCGATCATCGTTAATGATAACGGCCTGAAAGCGGGCACGCGTTTTCCGGATGGCCTCACGCTGACCGAACACATTCCCCAGGGGCACAAAGTCGCCCTGGAGGCTATCCCGGCCCGGGGCAACATTGTGCGCTACGGTGAGATTATTGGCTATGCGGTGCGGGATATCCCACGCGGCGCCTGGATAGATGAATCGCTGGTGGAGCTGCCGGTAGCGCCCCCGCTGGAAACCCTGCCCCTGGCAACCCGGGTGCCGGAGCCGCTCCCCCCCTTAGAAGGCTATACCTTTGAAGGTTACCGCAACGCAGACGGCAGCGTCGGCACTAAAAATCTGCTGGGGATCACCACCAGCGTACATTGCGTGGCCGGGGTCGTGGACTACGTGATCCGGATAATTGAGCGCGACCTGCTGCCTGACTACCCCAATGTCGACGGGGTGGTGGGCCTGAATCACTTATACGGTTGCGGTGTTGCCATTAACGCACCGGCAGCCGTGGTGCCCATCCGCACGATTCATAATATTGCGCTCAACCCTAACTTCGGCGGGGAAGTAATGGTGATTGGCCTGGGCTGTGAAAAGCTACAGCCAGAACGGCTGTTAAAGGGCACCGACGATATACAACCCATAGCACCAGATTCAGCCAGCATTGTGCGCCTGCAGGATGAGCACCATGTGGGCTTTCGCGCCATGGTGGAGGATATTCTGCATGTGGCCCGCCGCCACCTGGAAAAACTCAACGCCCGGCAACGCGAGACCTGCCCGGCCTCTGAACTGGTGGTCGGCATGCAGTGCGGCGGTAGTGATGCGTTCTCCGGCGTAACGGCCAACCCGGCGGTGGGCTACGCCTCTGATCTGCTGGTGCGCTGCGGGGCCACGGTGATGTTTTCTGAAGTCACTGAAGTACGGGACGCTATCCACCTGCTGACCCCGCGCGCCATTGATGAAAGCGTGGGTAAGCGCCTGCTGGAAGAGATGGCCTGGTACGATAACTATCTCGACATGGGAAAAACGGACCGCAGCGCCAACCCCTCCCCGGGGAATAAAAAAGGCGGCCTGGCTAACGTGGTGGAAAAAGCGCTCGGCTCGATTGCCAAATCCGGCAAGAGCGCCATTGTGGAGGTGCTCTCCCCGGGCCAGCGCCCGACAAAACGCGGCCTTATCTTTGCAGCCACCCCGGCCAGCGATTTTGTCTGCGGCACCCAGCAACTGGCCTCCGGCATTACGGTGCAGGTCTTTACCACCGGTCGCGGCACCCCTTATGGTCTGGCTGCCGTACCGGTCATTAAAATGGCCACCCGCACGGAGCTGGCCAACCGCTGGTTTGACTTAATGGACATCAACGCCGGCACCATCGCCACCGGCGAAGAGAGCATTGAAGATGTGGGCCTGAAGTTATTTGAATTTATCCTGGATGTGGCCAGCGGGCGCAAAAAAACCTTCTCGGATCGGTGGGGGCTGCATAACCAGCTGGCCGTCTTTAACCCGGCACCGGTTACCTGA
- the garL gene encoding 2-dehydro-3-deoxyglucarate aldolase — MNNNVFPNKFKAALGARHTQIGCWSALANPISTEVLGLAGFDWIVLDGEHAPNDLTTFVPQLMALSGSHSAPVVRVPTNEPIIIKRMLDIGFYNFLIPFVESAEDARRAVASVMYPPRGIRGVSVSHRSNCYGTVPDYFQKVNDNITVLVQIESQQGVDNIDAIAATDGVDGIFVGPGDLSAALGYLGNPSHPDVQQCIQHIFARAKAHGKPSGILAPVEADARRYLEWGATFVAVGSDLGIFRTATQKLCDQFKK, encoded by the coding sequence ATGAATAACAACGTATTTCCCAATAAGTTTAAGGCAGCGCTTGGTGCCCGCCACACACAGATCGGCTGCTGGTCTGCCCTGGCCAACCCGATTTCAACAGAGGTACTGGGGCTGGCCGGGTTTGACTGGATTGTGCTGGATGGCGAGCACGCCCCGAACGATTTAACCACCTTTGTGCCGCAACTGATGGCGCTGAGCGGCAGCCACAGTGCGCCGGTTGTCCGGGTGCCCACCAATGAGCCGATTATTATTAAGCGTATGCTGGATATCGGTTTTTATAACTTCCTGATCCCGTTTGTGGAGAGCGCGGAAGATGCCCGGCGGGCGGTGGCTTCGGTTATGTATCCGCCCCGGGGGATCCGCGGCGTGTCCGTGTCGCACCGCAGCAACTGCTATGGCACCGTGCCGGACTATTTCCAGAAGGTGAATGACAACATTACCGTGCTGGTACAAATCGAGAGCCAGCAGGGCGTTGACAATATTGATGCCATTGCCGCGACTGACGGGGTTGACGGGATATTTGTTGGCCCGGGGGATCTTTCTGCCGCGCTGGGCTACCTTGGCAACCCTTCTCATCCTGACGTGCAGCAGTGCATTCAGCATATTTTTGCCCGGGCCAAAGCGCACGGTAAGCCCTCCGGGATCCTGGCGCCGGTAGAGGCCGATGCGCGCCGCTATCTGGAATGGGGGGCCACCTTTGTGGCCGTGGGCAGCGACCTGGGGATTTTCCGCACTGCCACGCAGAAACTGTGTGACCAGTTTAAAAAGTAA
- the garR gene encoding 2-hydroxy-3-oxopropionate reductase: MTMKVGFIGLGIMGKPMSKNLIKAGYSLVVLDRNSQSVAELTGAGAQALATPEAIAQQCDVIITMLPNSPQVKEVALGENGIICGAKPGLTLIDMSSIAPLASREISEALKAKGVDMLDAPVSGGEPKAIDGTLSVMVGGDKAVFDKYYPLMKAMAGSVVHTGEIGAGNVTKLANQVIVALNIAAMSEALVLATKAGVNPDLVYQAIRGGLAGSTVLDAKAPMVMERNFKPGFRIDLHIKDLANALDTSHGVGAQLPLTAAVMEMMQALRADGLGTADHSALACYYEKLAKCEVTK; this comes from the coding sequence ATGACAATGAAAGTGGGCTTTATTGGTCTTGGGATCATGGGCAAGCCGATGAGCAAAAACCTGATCAAGGCCGGTTACTCACTGGTGGTGCTGGATCGCAATTCCCAGTCAGTGGCTGAGCTTACCGGGGCCGGAGCCCAGGCGCTGGCTACGCCAGAAGCGATTGCGCAGCAGTGCGATGTGATTATTACCATGCTGCCAAACTCCCCACAGGTAAAAGAAGTGGCCCTGGGTGAGAACGGCATTATCTGCGGGGCGAAACCGGGCCTGACGCTGATTGATATGAGCTCTATTGCGCCACTGGCGAGCCGCGAAATCAGCGAAGCGCTGAAGGCGAAAGGCGTGGATATGCTGGATGCGCCGGTGAGCGGTGGTGAACCGAAGGCGATTGATGGCACCTTGTCTGTCATGGTGGGGGGCGATAAAGCGGTATTCGATAAATACTACCCGCTGATGAAAGCGATGGCGGGCTCCGTGGTGCACACCGGGGAGATCGGGGCCGGTAACGTAACGAAACTGGCAAACCAGGTGATTGTGGCCCTGAATATTGCCGCCATGTCGGAAGCGCTGGTGCTGGCAACCAAAGCCGGTGTTAACCCGGATCTGGTGTATCAGGCTATTCGCGGCGGCCTGGCGGGCAGCACCGTGCTGGATGCGAAAGCGCCGATGGTGATGGAGCGGAACTTTAAGCCGGGCTTCCGTATTGATCTGCACATTAAGGATCTGGCTAATGCGCTGGATACCTCTCACGGTGTGGGCGCGCAGTTACCGCTGACGGCCGCCGTAATGGAGATGATGCAGGCGCTGCGGGCCGATGGCCTGGGGACGGCGGACCACAGTGCGCTGGCGTGCTATTACGAGAAGCTGGCGAAGTGCGAAGTCACTAAGTAA
- a CDS encoding pirin family protein: MITPRTVKQCGQADYGWLKARYTFSFGHYFDPKLLRYASLRALNQEVLAPGASFQPRTYPKVDILNLVLDGEAEYRNSDGDHIQARAGEAVLIATREGVSYCEQNISKDRELTRLQLWLDACPDRENPPVQKILLSEGCHQLLASPDGEADSLILRQQVWIHHIELNQGEQMRFHLHGPRAYLQSIHGSVHATAQSAQKTALTCGDGAFISDEANITLVADSPLRALLIDLPV, encoded by the coding sequence ATGATCACGCCAAGAACAGTCAAACAGTGTGGGCAAGCTGACTATGGATGGCTGAAGGCTCGTTATACCTTTTCTTTTGGCCACTATTTTGACCCGAAATTATTACGCTATGCCTCCCTGCGGGCGCTGAACCAGGAAGTGCTGGCCCCTGGCGCCAGTTTCCAGCCGCGCACCTATCCGAAGGTGGATATTCTCAACCTGGTGCTGGATGGCGAAGCAGAATACCGCAACAGCGACGGGGACCACATTCAGGCCCGCGCCGGTGAAGCCGTGCTGATAGCCACCCGTGAAGGGGTAAGCTACTGCGAGCAGAACATCAGTAAAGACCGGGAACTGACCCGCCTGCAACTCTGGCTGGACGCCTGCCCGGATCGGGAAAACCCGCCGGTACAGAAAATCCTGCTCAGTGAGGGTTGCCACCAGCTCCTGGCCTCCCCGGATGGCGAAGCAGACAGCCTGATCCTGCGCCAGCAGGTATGGATCCACCATATCGAACTGAACCAGGGCGAGCAGATGCGTTTTCACCTGCACGGGCCGCGGGCTTATCTGCAATCGATTCACGGCTCGGTACATGCCACTGCCCAGTCGGCACAAAAAACAGCCCTGACCTGTGGCGATGGCGCTTTTATTAGTGATGAAGCTAACATTACCCTGGTTGCCGATTCGCCTTTGCGCGCTTTACTGATAGATTTACCGGTGTAA
- a CDS encoding LysR family transcriptional regulator → MSKERALTLEALRVMDAIDRRGSFAAAADELGRVPSALSYTMQKLEEELDVVLFDRSGHRTKFTNVGRMILERGRVLLEAADKLTVDAEALARGWETHLTIVTEAIVPSVSLYPLVGKLAEKANTQLSILTEVLAGAWESLEQGKADIVIAPDLHFRSSSEINSRKLYKVLSVYVAAPDHPIHQEPEPLADATRVKYRGIAVADTARERPAVTVSLLDKQPRLTVSTLEDKRRALLQGLGMGTMPYPMVEKDIEEGRLRVVSPEATMEIDIIMAWRRDSMGEAKSWCLREIPKQLKSAMAN, encoded by the coding sequence ATGTCTAAAGAGCGAGCTTTAACGCTGGAAGCGTTGCGCGTTATGGATGCTATTGATCGCCGGGGAAGTTTTGCTGCCGCTGCTGATGAACTGGGACGGGTACCTTCCGCGCTGAGCTATACCATGCAAAAGCTGGAAGAAGAGCTGGATGTGGTGCTGTTTGATCGCTCCGGCCACAGAACCAAATTTACTAACGTCGGGCGGATGATCCTGGAGCGCGGGCGTGTGCTGCTGGAAGCCGCAGACAAGCTCACCGTGGATGCCGAAGCGCTGGCCCGGGGCTGGGAAACCCATCTGACCATCGTGACCGAGGCGATTGTGCCCAGCGTGTCGCTGTATCCGCTGGTGGGGAAACTGGCGGAAAAAGCCAATACCCAGCTCTCGATTCTGACCGAGGTGCTGGCCGGTGCCTGGGAGAGCCTGGAGCAGGGCAAAGCCGATATTGTGATAGCCCCGGATCTGCATTTTCGCTCCTCGTCGGAGATAAACTCCCGCAAGCTGTATAAAGTGCTGAGTGTCTATGTGGCGGCGCCGGATCACCCGATCCACCAGGAGCCTGAGCCGCTGGCAGATGCCACCCGGGTTAAATATCGCGGGATAGCCGTGGCGGATACTGCCCGGGAGCGCCCGGCGGTGACCGTATCGCTGCTGGATAAGCAACCGCGCCTGACGGTCAGCACCCTGGAAGATAAGCGCCGGGCGCTGTTGCAGGGGCTGGGGATGGGGACCATGCCTTATCCGATGGTGGAAAAAGATATTGAAGAGGGGCGCCTGCGGGTAGTGAGCCCGGAGGCGACCATGGAGATCGACATTATTATGGCCTGGCGGCGGGACAGCATGGGCGAGGCGAAGTCATGGTGCCTGCGCGAGATCCCGAAGCAACTGAAAAGCGCCATGGCAAACTGA